A stretch of Brassica napus cultivar Da-Ae chromosome C6, Da-Ae, whole genome shotgun sequence DNA encodes these proteins:
- the LOC125588528 gene encoding uncharacterized protein LOC125588528, with the protein MENRTTKKESLKRLEYQSRKRENREGWRSRSSWNCLRQQLKQKSAARGDSKSSSPAVSRCVEAMIRLREAPESLAYEMVIDITYPQIGKSHMLFTEHKNPRIQSEGKILYFLWLRYVYAMGRKQSSRSHDRPVVNKEKKLVDEKMISMTTGDSNRDKVREILHKSLSKVANEVVVGMKEGVVSCDSWSVAALVESAMFQKLGSFEGTQKAKYRSILFNMGDNSNPYLRRKVLIGEISGERLVTMEKEEMASNKIQMQVQKIKEKAIVKEENRVNSMMMFQSDSLIMT; encoded by the exons GAAAAAGGAAAGTTTGAAGAGGCTTGAGTACCAA tcgagaaagagagagaacagAGAAGGATGGAGAAGCAGGAGTTCTTGGAACTGTTTGAGGCAGCAACTAAAGCAAAAGTCTGCTGCGAGAGGAGACAGTAAGAGTTCTTCTCCAGCGGTCTCTAGGTGCGTGGAGGCCATGATTCGTTTGAGAGAAGCTCCAGAGTCACTTGCTTACGAGATGGTCATCGACATCACATACCCTCAAATTGGAAAGAGTCACATGCTTTTCACGGAGCACAAAAACCCTAGAATCCAGTCTGAGGGAAAGATTCTTTACTTTCTTTGGCTCAGATATGTCTATGCTATGGGGAGGAAACAGAGCTCACGATCTCATGATCGGCCGGTGGTGAATAAGGAGAAGAAGCTTGTGGATGAGAAGATGATTTCGATGACGACAGGGGATTCTAACCGAGACAAAGTACGTGAGATTCTTCACAAGTCCTTGTCTAAAGTCGCTAACGAGGTTGTTGTTGGGATGAAGGAAGGAGTGGTTTCTTGCGATTCTTGGAGTGTGGCTGCGTTGGTTGAATCAGCCATGTTTCAGAAACTAGGTTCTTTCGAGGGGACTCAAAAAGCAAAGTACAGATCGATTCTTTTCAACATGGGAGACAACAGCAATCCATATCTCAGGAGGAAAGTGTTAATTGGTGAGATCAGTGGAGAGAGGTTGGTGACgatggagaaagaagagatggcTAGCAACAAGATTCAGATGCAAGTTCaaaaaatcaaagagaaagCCATAGTTAAGGAAGAGAATCGAGTAAATAGTATGATGATGTTTCAGTCAGACAGTCTGATCATGACTTAA